A single Lycorma delicatula isolate Av1 chromosome 12, ASM4794821v1, whole genome shotgun sequence DNA region contains:
- the LOC142332927 gene encoding uncharacterized protein LOC142332927 isoform X1 → MRSLFIIILFMHIMLFKSLFCLWEQNAGPYDVLFKNVTECKNMGKRSITYGTEIQKINKTYYLYTNNVTLNIEVTNNLPVRVIAKSKTKESRKWSGVVDVTGKICDMIETFVKDIITELFLAGGVEYKCPIKKGTYQIKNFVINFNRVTNVPVLPYGELTVEIIIYSLKRNRKVLESCFMLWVEIAPKDK, encoded by the exons ATGAGatctttattcataattatattatttatgcatATAATGCTATTTAAATCACTGTTTTGTTTATGGGAACAAAATGct GGTCCATACGATgttctgtttaaaaatgtaaccgaGTGCAAAAACATGGGAAAACGTTCAATTACATACGGAAcagaaattcagaaaataaataaaacgtattatttGTATACAAATAATGTAACTTTGAATATTGAAGTAACTAATAATCTACCG gtgAGAGTTATTGCAAAATCTAAAACTAAGGAATCACGCAAATGGAGCGGTGTCGTGGATGTAACAGGGAAAATTTGTGATATGATTGAAACATTTGTTAAAGATATTATAACGGAATTGTTTTTGGCAGGTGGTGTAGAATATAAATGTCCGATTAAAAAG ggaacataccaaataaaaaattttgtaataaattttaatagggTAACAAACGTTCCAGTACTTCCATACGGCGAAttgacagtggaaattataatatattctttaaaaagaaatcgaAAAGTTTTAGAATCGTGCTTCATGCTCTGGGTGGAAATAGCACCAAAAGATAAGTAA
- the LOC142332927 gene encoding uncharacterized protein LOC142332927 isoform X2, with protein sequence MDGRTHTQRAQDTYRCPLGPYDVLFKNVTECKNMGKRSITYGTEIQKINKTYYLYTNNVTLNIEVTNNLPVRVIAKSKTKESRKWSGVVDVTGKICDMIETFVKDIITELFLAGGVEYKCPIKKGTYQIKNFVINFNRVTNVPVLPYGELTVEIIIYSLKRNRKVLESCFMLWVEIAPKDK encoded by the exons GGTCCATACGATgttctgtttaaaaatgtaaccgaGTGCAAAAACATGGGAAAACGTTCAATTACATACGGAAcagaaattcagaaaataaataaaacgtattatttGTATACAAATAATGTAACTTTGAATATTGAAGTAACTAATAATCTACCG gtgAGAGTTATTGCAAAATCTAAAACTAAGGAATCACGCAAATGGAGCGGTGTCGTGGATGTAACAGGGAAAATTTGTGATATGATTGAAACATTTGTTAAAGATATTATAACGGAATTGTTTTTGGCAGGTGGTGTAGAATATAAATGTCCGATTAAAAAG ggaacataccaaataaaaaattttgtaataaattttaatagggTAACAAACGTTCCAGTACTTCCATACGGCGAAttgacagtggaaattataatatattctttaaaaagaaatcgaAAAGTTTTAGAATCGTGCTTCATGCTCTGGGTGGAAATAGCACCAAAAGATAAGTAA